Proteins encoded together in one Candidatus Binatia bacterium window:
- a CDS encoding type II toxin-antitoxin system VapC family toxin: MRGWLTQLAKARTIAQQVTAYSRLSRHVAVFREVPLLEFDERAAAEFQRLRRSYRRIGSMDLKIAAIVLVQSATLLTRNLGDFGKIDGLVAEDWTGLA; this comes from the coding sequence ATGAGGGGCTGGCTGACGCAACTGGCGAAGGCTCGAACGATTGCGCAGCAAGTCACAGCGTATAGCCGCCTGAGCAGGCACGTTGCGGTCTTTCGCGAAGTCCCGTTGCTGGAGTTCGACGAGCGGGCCGCGGCCGAGTTCCAGCGGCTGCGCAGATCGTATCGGAGGATCGGGTCCATGGACCTCAAGATCGCGGCGATCGTCCTGGTTCAGAGTGCCACCCTCCTGACCAGGAACCTTGGCGACTTCGGCAAGATCGACGGCCTGGTAGCCGAGGATTGGACCGGCCTGGCGTAG